The following proteins come from a genomic window of Trifolium pratense cultivar HEN17-A07 linkage group LG4, ARS_RC_1.1, whole genome shotgun sequence:
- the LOC123923155 gene encoding myb-related protein 330-like, with product MRTPCCDKENINKGAWSKQEDQKLIDYIQVHGEGCWGSIPKAAGLHRCGKSCRLRWLNYLRPDIKRGIFAQDEEDLIIKLHALLGNRWALIAGRLPGRTDNEVKNYWNSHIRRKLIKMGIDPNNHKLHKGFPSPHVFAAGTSSSSCDKSINKLEINNNNNNNNNNKISFIKSKSCDDEYINNSVSLTKKETSSLNLDLTIALPSPNKFVIPNNCESRKTRDMDIDLNC from the exons ATGAGAACACCTTGTTGTGACAAAGAAAACATCAACAAAGGTGCTTGGTCTAAGCAAGAAGATCAAAAGCTTATTGATTATATACAAGTTCATGGTGAAGGATGTTGGGGATCCATTCCTAAAGCTGCTG GGTTGCATCGTTGTGGCAAAAGTTGTAGGCTAAGATGGTTAAACTATTTACGACCAGACATCAAACGTGGAATTTTTGCTCAAGATGAAGAAGACCTTATCATCAAACTCCATGCCCTCCTTGGCAATCG gtGGGCACTCATAGCTGGAAGGTTGCCTGGACGTACAGATAATGAAGTGAAGAACTATTGGAATTCTCATATTCGTAGAAAGCTAATCAAAATGGGAATTGATCCAAATAATCATAAGCTACACAAAGGTTTTCCTAGTCCTCATGTTTTTGCTGCGggcacatcatcatcatcatgtgaCAAGTCCATTAACAAATTagagattaataataataataataataataataataataaaatctcGTTCATCAAATCCAAATCATGTGATGATGAGTACATTAATAATAGTGTTTCTTTAACAAAGAAAGAAACATCATCTTTGAATCTTGATCTAACCATTGCTTTGCCTTCTCCAAATAAGTTTGTTATACCTAATAATTGTGAGTCTCGCAAGACTAGGGATATGGATATTGATCTTAATTgttaa